AGCGGCTACAAGCCCGGACTTTACATCATAAGGCTGGAAATTGGAGGGGAGATTGTTACGAAGCGGTTGGTGGTGATGTAGAACTTTTAAACCTACAGGTTTTTGGCAGGCAGAGCCTGCAGAAATAGATTCGGCTTAGGCTGGAGCTTAAGCCGAACAAAGGAAAATAAAGCAGCCGGAGTTTTGTCCCCGGCTGCTTTTACTATTTACTGCTATGTGCTAAGTTTTCTCTTCAGGTCTATGTTGATCTGTATTAACTGAAATCCATCGCAGTCCAGCTAAAACCCTGATGAGGTTAGGAATTATCAATGTTGGAAATTTTACTCTTTCTTTTCCCTGATGATGCTGAAGACCCTCTCATCATCTTTTTTCATGAGGTAATGCTCGCGGGCATACTTTTCTTTTACCTCGGGGTCGTTTTTCAGCTGCTCAAGGAAAAGGCTGTCGTTTCGGATTTCGTTGAGGTAAAACTGTTTTTGCTCATTTGCACGTTCCAATTCGTTGCGCAGTTGGATCTGGCGAAAAATGTTGTTTTGATCGAAAAACAACATCCAGATTGCAAAAATTAAAAGAACTATAAAATAGCGATTCCAAAAGATTTTATAGGTAAATTTCATAGCGTTGATCATAAAAGGTTGGTAAAGCAAAAGTAACGTTTTTTGAAAATACAGGTTGAAATATTTTATTTACTTTAGCGCCCTCAATCAATCAATGAAATTGATCAACAAAGAATTATCAATTATTTTTACTCATTAACACAAATTAAAATGGACTCAGGAAAAACTACGCTTTACCGCTTGTTAACAGTTTTGGCTGTGATCTATCTCACCACCGCCAGCCTTTATGCTCAGCAATTCAACTATCCCGATGCCTGGGGAAGAGATGGAATGAACCTTTTAGAACAAAAGAGTTCGAATGTAACCATCAGCTATTCCATCACCGGCTTTTCCATTATCGAAGAAGCAATTAATGGGAAGCAAATGCAGAATATTGTCTTGTCGGGTTCGTTCCTGCCAAATAACGAAGGCATGCCCAATGTACCCGGGATCAGCCGTTACATTGCGATACCCAATGGCGCCGCAGCTGTGCTAAAGGTTACGGACTATCGTACTGAGAAAATTGAGGGTGTTGAACTTGCACCAGCTCCGCGCATTCCTCTTGAAACGGAAGATGGGCTTCATTTTGAAGCGAATGAACAGGTTTATGCAACGGATGCCTTTTATCCGGCCGAACCGATCAAACTATCAGAAATTACAACTATACGTGGGGTAGATGCTGTGATGGTTGGAATTACGCCATTTCAATACAACCCGGTAACAAAAGAATTGATTGTTTATCGCGATATTCAACTTGAGGTGATTTTTGAAGGAGGAGACGGCACATTTGGCCGGGAGCGTTTGCGCAGCCGCTGGTTTGATCCGATTCATCAGGATATTTTCCTCAACAGCGCATCACTTCCGGAGATTGATTACAATGAGCGTCGCAATGAAATGATGGCCAGTAAGGATGCCGGTTGTGAATACCTTATTGTAATTCCAAACAATCCTGAATTTGCCCAATGGGCCGACTCAATCAGGACGTTCAGGCAACAACAGGGAATTCTCACTGATATCGTCACTTTAGCAGAAATTGGCGGAACGACTCCGGCCGCACTGGAGACCTATTTCAACAATGCTTATAATACCTGGGACATTCCTCCGGTAGCTATTTTACTGATGGCAGATTATGGGTCAAATGCCGCCAGCACCATTACTTCGCCGATCTACAACAATTACTGTGTTTCCGACAATATGTTTGCTGATGTGACCGGGAACCACATGCCCGATATGATATTTGCCCGGATCACGGCCAATAATGCTGCCCAATTGCAGGTAATGGTTTCAAAATTCCTGAATTATGAGCGCACTCCTCCTACAAGCGCCAGCTTTTACGACCATCCGATCACTGCTTTAGGCTGGCAAACTGAACGCTGGTTCCAGATATGTTCTGAGACTGTAGGCGGATTCTGGAGAAACCAGGGGAAAACCCCGGTTCGCATCAACGAAATATATTCCGGATCCCCTGGCTCAATCTGGTCAACAGCTACCAATACATCCACAGTTGTCAACTATTTTGGGCCCAATGGCCGCGGATACATTCCTGCAACCCCTTCTGAACTGGGTGGATGGTCCGGCGGAACTGCCACCATGGTAAACAATGCCATCAACCAGGGTGCTTTCATGCTGCAACACCGCGATCACGGCTATGAGCTGGGATGGGGAGAGCCAAACTATTCAAATTCTAGTATCAACGGACTCCATAATACTGACCTTACTTTTGTGTTTTCGATCAATTGTCTGACCGGAAAATACAATTACGGAAATGAATGTTTCACCGAGAAATTTCACCGTTTTACTTATGGCGGACAAAACTCCGGAGCATTAGGCCTGATTGCTGCATCAGAGACTTCTTATTCCTTTGTCAACGATGCTTTTGTCTGGGGGATGTTTGACAATATGTACCCGGAATTTTTACCTGATTACGGAATGCCGGTGGATGAGCGCGGCCTCCTTCCTGCATTTGGTAACGCTGCCGGAAAGTATTTCCTCCAGCAAAGTTCATGGCCTTACAACGTAAACAACAAACAGGTAACCTACCATCTTTTTCACCACCACGGTGATGCCTTTCTGAATGTTTACTCGGAGGTTCCACAGCAACTGACCGTATCTCACGAAAATACAATCGTAGGTGGCGAGACTGCCTTTTACATTACTGCTGATGCCGGATCATTTATTGCACTCACTGTTGATGGCGAAATCATCGGGACAGGTGAAGGAACAGGATCCCCGGTTGCCATTGAAATTATTCCGCAAACAATGGAAGTGACTGTAATGGTCACAATAACCAAGCAAAATTATTATCGTCATACATCAGAGGTTGAGGTGATGACTCTATCCGCTTTTGCAGGCGATGATGCAACGATCTGCGAAGGAGCGACATTTACACCCTCGGCAACTGCTGTTAATTATCAGACGGTGCTTTGGGAAACATCAGGTGACGGTGCATTCAACAATGCGTCTATCCTCTCTCCGGACTATACTCCCGGAACACAGGATTATTTAAATGGATCGGTTGTATTAACGCTGCATGCCACCGCTGACAACAATACAGTGAGCGATGATATGACACTTAGCTTTATACTGATCCCGTTGATGAGCGCTAAACCGGTTGGAGAAACTGAATTTTGCATTGGCACTGCTGAAACTGACTATTCTACCGAAGGTGCTGTTCATGCTGATGATTATGTTTGGTATCTGACACCTGAAGAAGCTGG
This window of the Bacteroidales bacterium genome carries:
- a CDS encoding septum formation initiator family protein, with product MLYQPFMINAMKFTYKIFWNRYFIVLLIFAIWMLFFDQNNIFRQIQLRNELERANEQKQFYLNEIRNDSLFLEQLKNDPEVKEKYAREHYLMKKDDERVFSIIREKKE
- a CDS encoding T9SS type A sorting domain-containing protein — translated: MDSGKTTLYRLLTVLAVIYLTTASLYAQQFNYPDAWGRDGMNLLEQKSSNVTISYSITGFSIIEEAINGKQMQNIVLSGSFLPNNEGMPNVPGISRYIAIPNGAAAVLKVTDYRTEKIEGVELAPAPRIPLETEDGLHFEANEQVYATDAFYPAEPIKLSEITTIRGVDAVMVGITPFQYNPVTKELIVYRDIQLEVIFEGGDGTFGRERLRSRWFDPIHQDIFLNSASLPEIDYNERRNEMMASKDAGCEYLIVIPNNPEFAQWADSIRTFRQQQGILTDIVTLAEIGGTTPAALETYFNNAYNTWDIPPVAILLMADYGSNAASTITSPIYNNYCVSDNMFADVTGNHMPDMIFARITANNAAQLQVMVSKFLNYERTPPTSASFYDHPITALGWQTERWFQICSETVGGFWRNQGKTPVRINEIYSGSPGSIWSTATNTSTVVNYFGPNGRGYIPATPSELGGWSGGTATMVNNAINQGAFMLQHRDHGYELGWGEPNYSNSSINGLHNTDLTFVFSINCLTGKYNYGNECFTEKFHRFTYGGQNSGALGLIAASETSYSFVNDAFVWGMFDNMYPEFLPDYGMPVDERGLLPAFGNAAGKYFLQQSSWPYNVNNKQVTYHLFHHHGDAFLNVYSEVPQQLTVSHENTIVGGETAFYITADAGSFIALTVDGEIIGTGEGTGSPVAIEIIPQTMEVTVMVTITKQNYYRHTSEVEVMTLSAFAGDDATICEGATFTPSATAVNYQTVLWETSGDGAFNNASILSPDYTPGTQDYLNGSVVLTLHATADNNTVSDDMTLSFILIPLMSAKPVGETEFCIGTAETDYSTEGAVHADDYVWYLTPEEAGILMFDKTSATVNWNAEWYGVAGLTVMGANSCGEGEVSEMLMITVTGMPAIPEQPMGVADFCVGTYSTVYQTAAAANATNYTWELVPAEAGTLTADGLDAEVVWAEGYTGQAAVHVMSMNYCGESVYSEALNITINPMPVTPSQPTGEQQLCEDNTNTTYQITEAANAEAYQWELVPAEAGTITADGINAEVQWAEGFSGEAMIHVKSMNECGESDFSEAITVNIAPKPEVAPAIEGKVKVCLGTSENFSVGEILLATSCEWLLEPAEAGTLIEDGTSCQVTFGGTWVGNATIKVRGANDCGHGDWSEEFSFLVEDCTGISEKELISLKIYPNPSDGYFTLSLNARDIVNIRLVDTKGKLVYNENGVKINGSFSKMININNLSQGVYYLSITGTEINVTEKIIIQR